The Suricata suricatta isolate VVHF042 chromosome 4, meerkat_22Aug2017_6uvM2_HiC, whole genome shotgun sequence genome includes a region encoding these proteins:
- the CENPA gene encoding histone H3-like centromeric protein A, whose protein sequence is MGPRRRSRKPEVPRRRTASPTPGTPRRGPSGTPSRQRRPQRHRVLKEIRKLQKSTNLLLRKSPFGRLAREICVKFTRGVDFCWQAQALLALQEAAEAFLVHLFEDAYLLSLHAGRVTLFPKDVQLARRIRGIQEGLG, encoded by the exons ATGGGCCCGCGCCGCCGGAGCCGCAAGCCAGAAGTCCCGCGGAGGCGCACCGCAAGCCCGACCCCCGGCACCCCCCGGCGGGGCCCCTCAG GCACTCCTTCCCGTCAGCGCCGTCCCCAGAGACACCGGGTTCTGAAGGAGATCCGAAAGCTTCAGAAAAGCACAAACCTCTTGTTAAGGAAGAGCCCTTTTGGCCGCCTG GCAAGAGAGATATGTGTTAAATTCACGCGCGGTGTGGACTTCTGCTGGCAAGCCCAGGCCCTGCTGGCCCTGCAGGAG GCTGCGGAAGCATTTCTGGTTCATCTCTTTGAGGACGCCTATCTCCTCTCCTTACATGCCGGCCGCGTCACTCTCTTCCCGAAGGATGTGCAGCTGGCCAGGAGGATCCGAGGCATTCAGGAAGGGCTTGGCTGA
- the SLC35F6 gene encoding solute carrier family 35 member F6 — translation MAWTKYQLFLAGLMLVTGSINTLSAKWADNFMAPGCGGSREHSFQHPFLQAVGMFLGEFSCLAAFYLLRCRAARHPEGSMDPQQPFNPLLFLPPALCDMTGTSIMYVALNMTSASSFQMLRGAVIIFTGLFSVAFLGRRLALSQWLGILATIAGLVVVGLADLLSKHDDQHKLSEVITGDLLIIMAQIIVSIQMVLEEKFVYRHNVHPLRAVGTEGLFGFVILSLLLVPMYYIPAGSFSGNPRGVLEDTLDAFCQVGRQPLIALALLGNISSIAFFNFAGISVTKELSATTRMVLDSLRTIVIWALSLALGWEAFHPLQILGFLILLMGTALYNGLHRPLLTRLSRGRPPAEESEHERLLGGSRTPINDAS, via the exons ATGGCCTGGACCAAATACCAGCTGTTCCTGGCCGGGCTCATGCTCGTCACCGGCTCCATCAACACGCTCTCGGCCAA GTGGGCAGATAACTTCATGGCCCCGGGCTGCGGAGGGAGCAGGGAACACAGCTTCCAGCATCCCTTCCTCCAG GCAGTGGGCATGTTCCTGGGAGAGTTCTCCTGCCTGGCTGCCTTCTACCTGCTCCGGTGCAGAGCTGCGAGGCACCCGGAGGGCAGCATGGATCCCCAGCAGCCTTTCAATCCCCTTCttttcctgcccccagccctctgcGACATGACGGGTACCAGCATCATGTATGTGG CCTTGAACATGACCAGTGCATCCAGCTTCCAGATGCTGCGGGGAGCAGTGATCATATTCACGGGCCTGTTCTCGGTGGCCTTCCTGGGGCGGAGGCTGGCGCTGAGCCAGTGGCTGGGCATTCTCGCCACCATCGCGGGACTGGTGGTTGTGGGCCTGGCTGACCTTCTGAGCAAGCATGATGATCAGCACAAGCTCAGTGAAGTGATCACAG GGGACCTGTTGATCATCATGGCCCAGATCATCGTCTCCATTCAGATGGTGCTAGAGGAGAAGTTCGTCTACAGGCACAATGTGCACCCGCTTCGGGCAGTTGGCACTGAGG GCCTCTTCGGCTTCGTGATCCTCTCCCTGCTGCTGGTGCCCATGTACTACATCCCTGCCGGCTCCTTCAGTGGGAACCCCCGGGGGGTGCTGGAGGACACGCTGGATGCCTTCTGCCAGGTGGGCCGACAGCCACTCATCGCCCTGGCGCTGCTGGGCAACATCAGCAGCATCGCCTTCTTCAACTTCGCGGGCATCAGCGTCACCAAAGAACTGAGCGCCACCACCCGCATGGTGCTGGACAGCCTGCGTACCATCGTCATCTGGGCCCTgagcctggccctgggctgggaggccTTCCACCCGCTGCAGATCCTGGGCTTCCTCATCCTCCTGATGGGCACCGCCCTCTACAATGGGTTGCACCGGCCGCTGCTGACCCGCCTGTCCCGGGGCCGGCCCCCAGCGGaggagagcgagcatgagaggcTGCTCGGCGGCTCTCGGACTCCCATCAACGATGCCAGCTGA